The Streptomyces sp. RKND-216 genomic sequence GAGGACAGCACCATCGCGGTCAGCCGGGCGCCGGCGTACACGCAGACGGTGAGCTGGAGCCAGAACGCCTCGTCGTGCGCGCCGGGTCCGGGCTGGGTCGCCACCCAGCCGGGCAGTACGGCGACCAGGCCGAGCGCGAAGGGCACGGCCAGCGCCCGGGACAGGGCCGCGCGCGGGCCCGCGTCGGGTGCGGCGGCGGGAGCGGGGACCGCTGCGCCGGGCCGTGCGTCGACCGCCATGCGTCCCCCCTGCTCCCCGAACGCCCGAACGCCCGAAACCCCGAAACCCCGAAACCCCGAAACCCCGAAGTCCAACGACCTCCCGAGTTCGCCCGGTTCCCCGAACCCCCCGATCCTCCCGCAGTGTAGCGATCGGCACCCGGACAACGCGGGTCGAAGCTAAGCTGATCCGGATTTCGCGCGCCATGGGGAGGGTGCGCAGGGGAGGGGAGAGACGTTGCGGGTTCTGCATGTCGTCACGCTGCACACACCCACGCACGACTTCGGCGGTCCGACGCGGGTGGCGCTCAACCTGTCCCGGGGGCTGCGCGCCCGTGGGGTGCAGGCGGCGATGGTCGCGCTGGGGGACGGGTTCGACGGTGAGATGCCGCGTGAGGTGGACGGTGTGCCGGCGCGGCTGTACCAGGCGCGGCACGTGCTGCCGCGTTTCGAGGTCAGCGGGATCACCTCGCCGTCCCTGTTGGCCGACGCCCGCCGCCTGGTCCGCTCCGCGGACGTGGTGCACGTTCATCTGATGCGGGACCTGGTCACGCTGCCCTACGCGCTGGCGGCGCTGCAGTGCGGCCGTCCGCTGGTCCTCCAGACGCACGGGATGATCGACCCGACCGAGAAGCGCGCGGCGCAGCTGGTCGACGTGCTCGGGCTGCGCAGGGTTCTGAAGAAGGCCGACGCCGTGCTCCACCTGACGGAGCAGGAGCGCCGGGACACCGCCGCCGTCGTGGCGCCCGAGTCGATGGCGCCCGCGTACCGGCTGGTGAACGGCGTCGAACCGCAGCAGCGCCGGCCGGAGCGGGGCGGGCGGCCGCCCACCGTCCTCTACCTCGCCCGGGTGCAGGAGCGGAAGCGGCCGCAGGACTTCGTCTCCGCGATCCCCACCGTGCTGGCCAAGTACCCCGACACGCGTTTCGTGCTGGCGGGCCCCGACACCGGCGCGATGGCCGACGACATGCTCGCGCTGGCCGGGTCGCTCGGTGTCGGCCACGCGCTGGAGTACGTGGGGCCGCTGGACCACGACGCCGTCATGGCCCGGTTGCGCGCGTCGGACGTGTACGTGCTGCCCGCGATCGTGGAACCGTTCGCGGTGTCGGTGCTGGAGGCGATGTCGGTGGGGCTGCCCGTGGTCGTCACCCGCACCGGAGGGCTCTCCCCGGACGTCGGCGCGGCCGGCGCCGGACGGCTGGTCGACAGCCGTCCCGACGCGGACAACGGCGAGCGCGTCGGCCAGGCGGTGCTGGAGCTCCTGGATCCCGCCGCCAACGCCGAGGCGTCGGCGGCGGCCCACCGGCTGATCGGGGACAGCTTCACCCTCGAAGGTGTCGTGGACACCCTCCAGGAGATCTACGAGCGGGTCATCGCGGCGCGTCCGGGCGGTCTGCGAGCCACCCGTACTCGCGGGTCTTGAGCCCGATCTGCCACCGGTAGAAGCTCATGGCCAGCGCGTAGTCCAGGCCGGCCCGGCCGTCCAGGAAGCCGCGCTTGAGCAGGTAGGCGTAGCCGAACGAGACCAGCGGCTTGAACGGCGCCCGGTGGAACAGCTGACCCTGCCGGGTCTTTGCCTTCCGGATCTGCTCCCGCACCTCGGGGTGGTGTTCCAGCCAGGCCTCCCAGTCGGCGTACCGGTTGTGCCGGTCGAACCAGGTGCGCACCGGGTCCAGGTCCTCGTGCTCGATGGTGCCCTTCAGCCGCACCACCGGGTCGGCCAACGGCTGGTAGTGGCCCTCCTGTTCGCCCATGCCGGGCGCCCGGAGGTCGTCCGGCTCCGGGAAGCGGGCCCGCGTGCGGTCCAGCAGGGCGCGCTTGACGATGGTGTAGCCGTACCGCAGCCGCCGCCCCGCGAACCAATAGCCCAGCGGGATGTCGAACGCGGCCGGACGCACCGTCATGCCCGGCGGGACGTCGAAGATCCGCCGCAGCTCGGCGAGCAGTTCGGGCCCGACTCTCTCGTCACCGTCGACGAACAGCATCCAGTCGGTCCCGGGACGGACGTGGTTCAGGCACCACTGCTTCTTCTTCGGGTACGTCCCGTCCCAGGTGTAGGAGACGACCTCCGCCCCCGCCGCCCTGGCGAGGGCGCGGGTGTCGTCGGTGCTGTCCGAGTCGACCACGACGACGGCCTCGAAGTGGTCCACGACGGACCGGACGGCCGCCGTGATGTTCTCCGCCTCGTTCCGGGTGGGTATCGCGACGACGATGGGCAGCTTGCGCACGCGGTTCTCTCTCCTCAGTCGAGCAGGCCGGCGGCCTGGAGCAGGGGCTTGTGCTTCGGGCACAGGTGCAGGACGGCGTCCTTGGCGTCGGCGATCTCGCCGGACCGCAGCGCGCCGACCGCCGCCTTCCGGTCGACCTTCGCGGTGCGTCCGATGCGTTGGCAGGCGGCTTGCCCGGCCTCCAGCACGGCGGCCGGCTCGTAGCCCTCGGGTACCCGGTCGACCAGGTACTCCTTCTGTGTTTTCGTGAAGCTTCCGGTGGCCGGGGTCAGTTCCGCTTTCGGCACCGTCGGCTGCTCGGCGACCCCGCCCTTCTCCTCCTTGTCCGGGGCCGGCTCGGCGTCGCCCGGACCGGCCGCGGAGACGTCCGGGGACGGGCTCGCGGCCCCCGGCGCGATCCCGCCGTCCGGTGCGGGGTCCTCGCCGCTGCCGCATCCGGTTCCGGCGACCGCCACGGCGGCCGTCAGGACGACGGCCGCCGCGGCGGTCCGGAGGGTGCGGGCCCTCACGGCGCCTCGAAGGTGAGGCTGAGCTTCGGGCTGCGGTTCTCCCCGGCCTCGTGGGCCCACACCCACAGGCTGTCGGTGCCCGTGCTGGTCACCGCCACGTTCAGCGGGCCGTCGAGCGAGCCGGCCACCCCGTCCGGGTCGAGCGTGACCGGGTAGCCGGTCTGGAGCGCGGACGGGGCCTTCAGAGTGCCGAGCACCGTGCTTCCCAGCGAGGGTCTGGTCGACCACGTGGTGCCGCCCTCGGACCAGCTGCCCGTGACCGGCACGACGGTGTGGTCGTCCGCGGACGCGGCGTAGGAGTCGCCGCTGGTGGTGAGGGTGAGCGTGGCGCCGGTCAGCGTCATCCCGGCCGGAGCCTCGGGAAGGTCGAACCGCAGGTAGGACTGGTACGCGGAGGTGCCGCGCACAGCGAGCTGCTGGTGCCCGCCGTAGTTGGCGGACCCCGCGGAGCCGTTTACGTAGGTGTCGGCCTCGGCGGGAACCTCCAGGGTGATCTGCGAGGGAGTGCCCGGTGTCGTCACCGTGGCGCTCTGGGACGCCTGGCTGGTGTTGGCGCCGCCCGCGTCGCTCGCCGTGATCCGGTAGCTGTAGGTCGTGCCGCCGTCCACCTCGGTGTCGGTGAATCGGAGCGTCGGCCGGTCCCAGAACACCGAGTCTGCGGTCAGGGTGTGCACCGGTTCGCTGGAGCCGTTCCGGTAGACCTTGTAGGTCAGCGCGCTGTCGTCCTCGTCGAT encodes the following:
- a CDS encoding glycosyltransferase; the encoded protein is MRVLHVVTLHTPTHDFGGPTRVALNLSRGLRARGVQAAMVALGDGFDGEMPREVDGVPARLYQARHVLPRFEVSGITSPSLLADARRLVRSADVVHVHLMRDLVTLPYALAALQCGRPLVLQTHGMIDPTEKRAAQLVDVLGLRRVLKKADAVLHLTEQERRDTAAVVAPESMAPAYRLVNGVEPQQRRPERGGRPPTVLYLARVQERKRPQDFVSAIPTVLAKYPDTRFVLAGPDTGAMADDMLALAGSLGVGHALEYVGPLDHDAVMARLRASDVYVLPAIVEPFAVSVLEAMSVGLPVVVTRTGGLSPDVGAAGAGRLVDSRPDADNGERVGQAVLELLDPAANAEASAAAHRLIGDSFTLEGVVDTLQEIYERVIAARPGGLRATRTRGS
- a CDS encoding glycosyltransferase family 2 protein, giving the protein MRKLPIVVAIPTRNEAENITAAVRSVVDHFEAVVVVDSDSTDDTRALARAAGAEVVSYTWDGTYPKKKQWCLNHVRPGTDWMLFVDGDERVGPELLAELRRIFDVPPGMTVRPAAFDIPLGYWFAGRRLRYGYTIVKRALLDRTRARFPEPDDLRAPGMGEQEGHYQPLADPVVRLKGTIEHEDLDPVRTWFDRHNRYADWEAWLEHHPEVREQIRKAKTRQGQLFHRAPFKPLVSFGYAYLLKRGFLDGRAGLDYALAMSFYRWQIGLKTREYGWLADRPDAPR